The DNA window CTATCCCGATTCTCGGAGGACTCCATGCCCAAGCCGCTCGTGCTGACGTCCCCCCGTTTCAAGGACGGGGACCTCATCCCCATCGCCTTCACCGGCGAGGGCGAGGACACCGCCCCACCCCTGCACTGGGAGAACCCGCCCGCTGGAACCAAGAGCCTGGCGCTCATCGTCGAGGACCCGGACGCCCCGGACCCCAAGCGTCCCCAGCGCATCTTCTGCCACCAGGTCCTCTACAACATCCCACCAGGAGCCCAGGGGGTGCCGGAGGGGGCTCGGCCGGACGCGTTACCGACAGGGACCCGGGTGGGGGTGAATGACTTCGGCCAGCAGGGCTACGGCGGCCCCATGCCTCCCATCGGCCGGCACCGGTACTTCTTCCGGCTGTATGCGCTGGACACGGTGCTCCCCGACCTGGGGCGCCCCACCCGCGCGGATTTGTTGAGGGCCATGGAGGGCCACATCCTGGGCGAGGCGGACCTCATCGGCCTGTACGAGCGGCTCCACCACCGCGGGGCGGCACGCGGCCCCGGCGCTTCGGCCTGAGGGCTCGCCCTCCATGAGTCCGGGAGGGCGGGGTTGAAGCCTCGCCCTCCTCAGGGGAACCCACGACCTGGCGGCCGCGTGTGTGGGCTGGTCATCGAAGCACGGGTCTGCCTGCTTCTCGACGCTTGCATGCGATGGAAGAGTCGGGTGCGCCGTGAACCCATCCATCCCGGGTGGAGCCCCCTATGGCTCCTTCGACGAGATGTCCGTGGGCGTTTGCGTCATCCGCGAACGTCGCTTCGTGTATGTGAATGAGGCCTTGGGCCGGCTGGTGGGCCACCCGCGCGAAGCACTCGTGGGTCATCC is part of the Myxococcus landrumus genome and encodes:
- a CDS encoding YbhB/YbcL family Raf kinase inhibitor-like protein codes for the protein MPKPLVLTSPRFKDGDLIPIAFTGEGEDTAPPLHWENPPAGTKSLALIVEDPDAPDPKRPQRIFCHQVLYNIPPGAQGVPEGARPDALPTGTRVGVNDFGQQGYGGPMPPIGRHRYFFRLYALDTVLPDLGRPTRADLLRAMEGHILGEADLIGLYERLHHRGAARGPGASA